One window from the genome of Nocardioides conyzicola encodes:
- a CDS encoding undecaprenyl-diphosphate phosphatase → MVDFLQAVVLGVIQGLTEFLPISSSAHLRIFPEIFGWGDPGAAFTAVIQIGTELAVLIFFWRDIWRIGVTWAKSLFRPEYRGQLDARMGWFIILGSLPIVILGIALKDVIEKDFRSLWIVGTTLIVGGIVLGIADRVGSTDKTLKHLSLRDAVLMGLAQALALIPGVSRSGATLSMGRFLGYERETATRYAFLLAVPAVIGAGVFELKDVPNGDNLYGWGPTIVATIVSFVVGYAAIAWLLRYVTTHSYTPFVVYRIGLGVVTLALVATGVIAA, encoded by the coding sequence GTGGTGGACTTCCTGCAGGCCGTGGTCCTTGGCGTCATCCAGGGGTTGACCGAGTTCCTGCCGATCTCGAGCAGCGCTCACCTCCGGATCTTCCCGGAGATCTTCGGCTGGGGTGACCCGGGCGCGGCGTTCACCGCCGTGATCCAGATCGGCACCGAGCTCGCGGTGCTCATCTTCTTCTGGCGCGACATCTGGCGGATCGGCGTGACCTGGGCGAAGTCGCTCTTCCGACCGGAGTACCGCGGCCAGCTCGACGCTCGGATGGGCTGGTTCATCATCCTCGGCTCGCTCCCGATCGTGATCCTCGGCATCGCTCTCAAGGACGTGATCGAGAAGGACTTCCGCAGCCTCTGGATCGTCGGGACGACGCTGATCGTCGGCGGCATCGTGCTGGGCATCGCCGACCGGGTCGGCAGCACCGACAAGACCCTCAAGCACCTGTCGCTGCGGGACGCGGTGCTGATGGGGCTGGCGCAGGCGCTGGCCCTGATCCCCGGCGTGTCCCGGTCGGGCGCGACGCTGTCGATGGGCCGGTTCCTCGGCTACGAGCGCGAGACGGCGACCCGCTACGCCTTCCTGCTCGCGGTGCCGGCCGTGATCGGCGCCGGCGTCTTCGAGCTGAAGGACGTGCCCAACGGCGACAACCTCTACGGCTGGGGCCCGACGATCGTCGCGACCATCGTCTCGTTCGTCGTCGGGTACGCCGCGATCGCGTGGCTGCTGCGCTACGTCACGACGCACTCGTACACGCCGTTCGTGGTCTACCGGATCGGCCTCGGTGTCGTGACGCTCGCGCTGGTCGCGACCGGCGTGATCGCGGCCTGA
- a CDS encoding aldo/keto reductase, with the protein MQQRRVGTTGLTVSRLGLGTMTWGRDTDEHEARDQLIAYAEAGGNLVDTAAGYGNGASEELIGTLIGDVVARDEVVLATKAGISARPGGRSYNTSRGHLLSTLDASLKRLGVEHVDLWQVHIWSDETPVEETLAALDHAVATGRASYVGISNYTGWQTAQAATWQRAVPGRVPLASTQVEYSLLNRAVEHEVLPAAAALGLGVLPWSPLGRGVLTGKYRSGTPSDSRAASTHFANFVNPYLDDRGAGIVEAVARAADGLGWSALEVALTWVRDRPGVTAPIVGARTAAQLRGALGIEELSLPAELIAALDDVSAD; encoded by the coding sequence ATGCAGCAGCGGCGAGTCGGCACGACCGGCCTGACGGTGTCCCGGCTGGGCCTGGGCACCATGACCTGGGGTCGGGACACCGACGAGCACGAGGCCCGCGACCAGCTGATCGCGTACGCCGAGGCCGGCGGCAACCTCGTGGACACGGCGGCCGGCTACGGCAACGGCGCCTCCGAGGAGCTCATCGGCACCCTCATCGGCGACGTCGTCGCCCGCGACGAGGTCGTGCTCGCCACCAAGGCCGGCATCAGCGCTCGGCCCGGAGGACGGTCCTACAACACCTCCCGCGGCCACCTGCTCAGCACGCTCGACGCGTCGCTGAAGCGGCTCGGGGTCGAGCACGTCGACCTGTGGCAGGTGCACATCTGGTCCGACGAGACCCCGGTCGAGGAGACGCTCGCCGCTCTCGACCACGCGGTCGCGACCGGGCGCGCGTCGTACGTCGGCATCTCCAACTACACCGGGTGGCAGACCGCCCAGGCGGCGACCTGGCAGCGGGCGGTGCCCGGCCGGGTGCCGCTGGCCAGCACGCAGGTCGAGTACTCGCTGCTCAACCGGGCCGTCGAGCACGAGGTGCTGCCGGCGGCGGCCGCCCTGGGCCTGGGCGTGCTGCCCTGGTCGCCGCTGGGCCGCGGGGTGCTGACGGGCAAGTACCGGAGCGGTACGCCGTCGGACTCCCGTGCCGCGTCCACGCACTTCGCCAACTTCGTCAATCCCTACCTCGACGACCGCGGTGCGGGCATCGTCGAGGCGGTGGCCCGCGCCGCCGACGGACTCGGCTGGTCCGCGCTGGAGGTCGCGCTGACCTGGGTCCGCGACCGGCCCGGCGTGACCGCGCCGATCGTCGGGGCGCGCACGGCCGCCCAGCTGCGCGGGGCGCTGGGGATCGAGGAGCTGTCCCTGCCCGCGGAGCTGATCGCCGCCCTGGACGACGTGTCCGCCGACTGA
- a CDS encoding DUF5703 family protein, giving the protein MSRAHRRPPAPGVEWEFDRVTFSREYSRNVVRKLLVERAEHGGWELDRVRIGPDGTRRVVLRRKIIRQVRPDFSYS; this is encoded by the coding sequence ATGAGCCGTGCGCACCGCCGTCCGCCCGCCCCGGGGGTGGAGTGGGAGTTCGACCGGGTGACGTTCTCGCGGGAGTACTCCCGCAACGTCGTCCGCAAGCTGCTCGTCGAGCGCGCCGAGCACGGCGGCTGGGAGCTCGACCGGGTCCGGATCGGGCCGGACGGCACCCGCCGGGTGGTGCTGCGGCGCAAGATCATCCGGCAGGTGCGACCGGACTTCTCCTACAGCTAG
- a CDS encoding M20/M25/M40 family metallo-hydrolase produces the protein MADASDGTQQAARNPAGEVVELCRELIRIDTSNYGDDSGPGERKAAEYVAALLDEVGIESTLVEGTPGRTSVVARWGGTEGDGLLLHGHLDVVPAAAEDWQVDPFSGEIQDGYVWGRGAVDMKDFDAMLLSIVRDRQRNGRVPSRPITLCFTADEEAGGHQGAQEIVEDHPELLEGCTDAVGEVGGFSATVRSRRVYLVEAAEKGMAWMRLTSRGRAGHGSMINRENAVTSLAGAVARIGAYEWPVRLTPAMRTLLAAVGELAGTEATPENAEELVQEFGGAARMMGAVIRNTCNPTMLGAGYKVNVIPTEATAHVDGRFLPGFEDEFFATLAELVGEDVEIDYVSHQQPWETPYGGDLVDAMTRSILAEDDDAIVAPYLMSGGTDAKHFRKLGMRSYGFAPLRLPADLDFTALFHGVDERVPVDALEFGARVFDRFLDDV, from the coding sequence ATGGCTGACGCATCCGATGGCACCCAACAGGCGGCACGCAACCCCGCGGGCGAGGTGGTCGAGCTCTGCCGCGAGCTGATCAGGATCGACACCAGCAACTACGGGGACGACTCGGGTCCGGGGGAGCGCAAGGCCGCGGAGTACGTCGCGGCGCTGCTCGACGAGGTCGGCATCGAGTCGACCCTGGTGGAGGGGACGCCTGGTCGCACCTCGGTCGTGGCGCGGTGGGGCGGCACCGAGGGCGACGGCCTCCTGCTGCACGGCCACCTGGACGTCGTCCCCGCCGCTGCCGAGGACTGGCAGGTCGATCCCTTCTCCGGTGAGATCCAGGACGGCTACGTGTGGGGCCGCGGCGCGGTCGACATGAAGGACTTCGACGCGATGCTGCTCAGCATCGTGCGCGACCGCCAGCGCAACGGCCGGGTCCCGTCGCGGCCGATCACGCTGTGCTTCACCGCCGACGAGGAGGCCGGCGGCCACCAGGGGGCGCAGGAGATCGTCGAGGACCACCCGGAGCTCCTCGAGGGCTGCACCGACGCGGTGGGCGAGGTCGGCGGGTTCAGCGCCACCGTCCGCAGCCGGCGGGTCTACCTGGTCGAGGCCGCCGAGAAGGGGATGGCCTGGATGCGGCTCACGTCCCGCGGCCGGGCCGGCCACGGCTCGATGATCAACCGCGAGAACGCCGTCACCTCGCTGGCCGGCGCGGTCGCCCGCATCGGCGCCTACGAGTGGCCGGTGCGGCTGACGCCCGCCATGCGCACCCTGCTCGCGGCCGTCGGCGAGCTCGCGGGCACCGAGGCGACCCCGGAGAACGCCGAGGAGCTGGTCCAGGAGTTCGGCGGCGCCGCCCGGATGATGGGCGCGGTCATCCGCAACACCTGCAACCCGACGATGCTCGGCGCCGGCTACAAGGTCAACGTGATCCCGACCGAGGCCACCGCCCACGTCGACGGCCGCTTCCTGCCCGGCTTCGAGGACGAGTTCTTCGCGACCCTCGCCGAGCTGGTGGGCGAGGACGTCGAGATCGACTACGTGAGCCACCAGCAGCCGTGGGAGACGCCGTACGGCGGCGACCTGGTCGACGCCATGACCCGGTCGATCCTCGCCGAGGACGACGACGCGATCGTGGCGCCGTACCTGATGAGCGGGGGCACGGACGCCAAGCACTTCCGCAAGCTCGGGATGCGGTCCTACGGCTTCGCGCCGCTGCGGCTGCCGGCCGACCTCGACTTCACCGCGCTCTTCCACGGTGTCGACGAGCGGGTGCCGGTCGACGCTCTCGAGTTCGGCGCGCGGGTCTTCGACCGGTTCCTGGACGACGTCTAG
- a CDS encoding CHAP domain-containing protein — protein MSLRSSLRAPLTSAVAAALVGGLLACVPTAAGATDAPDRHPTSTSSTDAKAAMVAREQRRAKADGLTRSRAVFARSSYLCIGYKACADAGMGSAGYASANDKMYWRMYAGHNCTNYAAYRMVKSGLPNQRPWSGGGNATYWGTSVPDLTNRTPAVGAVAWWKANTGPAGSAGHVAYVERVVSSEEIVISQDSWGGDFSWAVVTKASGNWPSGFVHFNDLKLVNKAAPVVSGIAKVGAKLTATKGTWNPTDAKVTYQWLANGAVITGATKSSLALDQTRLGKTIRVRTTATKLGYPTKTAVSAATPAVLPGVITSTRAPALSGTAKVEKTLSLDEGAWNVAPDSTTVQWYADGQPIAGAVGATLKLTPELAGRVITVTVTAARAGYDPITVTTAATAPVALGTIRTQRQPAVSGVTRPGQTLTVDPGAYHPADSVVAIQWLRDGQPVLNATGPTYQLTALDLGGRISSSITISRAGYQTTTLTTPTTTRVRVTPRIKIERFRLKHAVRLKITVSAALVPSLDGSIVVRVQGGFHQTLTLHHGVARVRVSDLPKGKRALRVVYYGSTTVERATKLSALRMP, from the coding sequence GTGTCGCTCCGGAGCTCCCTGCGTGCGCCGCTGACCTCTGCCGTTGCGGCAGCGCTGGTCGGCGGTCTGCTGGCGTGCGTGCCGACGGCCGCGGGCGCGACGGACGCGCCCGACCGACACCCCACCAGCACCAGCAGCACCGACGCCAAGGCCGCGATGGTCGCCCGCGAGCAGCGACGCGCGAAGGCGGACGGCCTGACGCGCTCCCGCGCCGTGTTCGCCCGCAGCTCCTACCTCTGCATCGGCTATAAGGCCTGTGCCGACGCCGGGATGGGCTCCGCCGGCTACGCGAGCGCCAACGACAAGATGTACTGGCGGATGTACGCCGGGCACAACTGCACCAACTACGCGGCGTACCGGATGGTCAAGAGCGGCCTGCCCAACCAGCGTCCGTGGTCGGGCGGAGGCAACGCGACCTACTGGGGCACCTCGGTCCCCGACCTGACCAACCGGACGCCCGCCGTCGGCGCTGTCGCCTGGTGGAAGGCCAACACGGGTCCTGCCGGGTCGGCGGGCCACGTGGCGTACGTCGAGCGCGTCGTCTCCTCCGAGGAGATCGTGATCTCACAGGACAGCTGGGGCGGCGACTTCTCCTGGGCAGTGGTCACCAAGGCCAGCGGCAACTGGCCGAGCGGCTTCGTCCACTTCAACGACCTCAAGCTGGTCAACAAGGCCGCTCCGGTCGTCTCCGGGATCGCCAAGGTCGGCGCGAAGCTCACCGCCACCAAGGGCACCTGGAACCCGACGGACGCCAAGGTCACCTACCAGTGGCTCGCCAACGGTGCCGTGATCACCGGCGCGACCAAGTCCAGCCTCGCGCTCGACCAGACGCGGCTCGGCAAGACGATCCGGGTGCGCACCACCGCCACCAAGCTCGGCTACCCGACGAAGACCGCCGTCTCGGCGGCCACCCCCGCGGTCCTGCCGGGTGTCATCACCAGCACCAGGGCGCCGGCGCTGAGCGGCACCGCCAAGGTCGAGAAGACGCTCTCCCTCGACGAAGGCGCCTGGAACGTCGCGCCGGACAGCACCACCGTCCAGTGGTACGCCGACGGGCAGCCGATCGCCGGCGCGGTCGGCGCCACCCTCAAGCTGACGCCGGAGCTCGCCGGACGCGTCATCACCGTGACGGTCACCGCGGCCCGGGCGGGCTACGACCCGATCACGGTCACGACCGCCGCCACGGCGCCCGTCGCGCTCGGCACCATCCGGACGCAGCGCCAGCCCGCCGTCTCCGGCGTCACCAGGCCGGGCCAGACCCTCACCGTGGACCCGGGCGCCTACCACCCGGCCGACAGCGTCGTCGCGATCCAGTGGCTGCGCGACGGCCAGCCGGTGCTCAACGCGACCGGGCCGACGTACCAGCTGACGGCCCTCGACCTCGGTGGCCGCATCTCCTCGAGCATCACGATCAGCCGGGCCGGCTACCAGACCACGACGCTCACCACCCCCACGACCACCCGGGTCCGGGTGACGCCGCGGATCAAGATCGAGCGGTTCCGCCTCAAGCACGCCGTCCGGCTGAAGATCACCGTGTCGGCGGCCCTGGTGCCCTCCCTCGACGGCTCCATCGTGGTCCGGGTGCAGGGCGGCTTCCACCAGACCCTCACGCTGCACCACGGGGTCGCCCGCGTCCGGGTCTCGGACCTGCCGAAGGGCAAGCGGGCACTGCGGGTCGTCTACTACGGCAGCACGACCGTGGAGCGGGCCACCAAGCTCAGCGCGCTCCGGATGCCCTGA
- a CDS encoding LCP family protein, which translates to MAVTVGAPARAPAPPSGRHRAPAVREFRRARSLGGALGITLLGAALPGAGYLWSGRRLGYAVLLPFLAGIGLTAFYVGDLRRAADLAFDPTRLEVVRVAVGALLLVWVFVVATTYLMVRPRGMQRLEKGLGVLVVSLVCVLVSIPAVQAMRIAGSQADLVRTVFDGEDTATAPDDVTEEDPWGGRQQVNVLLLGGDGGVGRTGIRTDSVILLSMNTTTGRSVMFSLPRNMMNAQFPEDSPLHEVFPDGFRNADGSDPGNWMLNAVYSQVPALYPHILGASENEGADAVKQAVAGSLGTHVDYYVLINLLGFQQLVDAMGGVTVNINEPIAINGNTDAGIPPTGYLQPGPDQHLSGFQALWYSRGRWGSDDYKRMLRQRCMVGALVDAADPLTVLRRYQALASAGKEILRTDVPRTLMPAFVDLAMKVKERPMKSMAFVSSDKFFSGDPDYDWMHDVVDRALAPKKKHAAAPDEAGTPVKTTDACGYHPVQ; encoded by the coding sequence ATGGCGGTGACCGTGGGTGCCCCTGCGCGCGCGCCCGCACCGCCGTCGGGTCGGCACCGGGCCCCCGCGGTCCGCGAGTTCCGGCGGGCCCGCAGTCTCGGCGGCGCGCTCGGCATCACGCTGCTCGGGGCGGCTCTCCCGGGCGCGGGCTACCTGTGGTCCGGCCGACGCCTGGGGTACGCCGTGCTCCTGCCGTTCCTCGCCGGCATCGGGCTGACCGCGTTCTACGTCGGCGACCTGCGCCGCGCGGCCGACCTGGCGTTCGACCCGACGCGGCTCGAGGTCGTGCGGGTCGCGGTCGGCGCGCTGCTGCTGGTGTGGGTCTTCGTCGTCGCGACGACGTACCTCATGGTGCGGCCACGCGGGATGCAGCGGCTCGAGAAGGGTCTCGGGGTCCTGGTCGTCTCGCTGGTCTGCGTCCTCGTCAGCATCCCCGCGGTCCAGGCGATGCGGATCGCCGGCAGCCAGGCCGACCTCGTCCGCACGGTCTTCGACGGCGAGGACACCGCGACCGCACCCGACGACGTCACCGAGGAGGATCCCTGGGGCGGCCGCCAGCAGGTCAACGTGCTGCTGCTCGGCGGTGACGGGGGAGTGGGCCGCACCGGTATCCGCACCGACTCCGTGATCCTGCTGAGCATGAACACCACGACCGGCCGGTCGGTCATGTTCAGCCTGCCGCGCAACATGATGAACGCGCAGTTCCCCGAGGACAGCCCGCTGCACGAGGTCTTCCCCGACGGCTTCCGCAACGCGGACGGCTCCGACCCGGGCAACTGGATGCTCAACGCGGTCTACAGCCAGGTGCCTGCGCTCTACCCGCACATCCTCGGCGCGTCCGAGAACGAGGGCGCCGACGCCGTCAAGCAGGCCGTCGCCGGCAGCCTCGGGACGCACGTCGACTACTACGTGCTGATCAACCTGCTCGGCTTCCAGCAGCTGGTCGACGCGATGGGCGGGGTCACCGTCAACATCAACGAGCCGATCGCCATCAACGGCAACACCGATGCGGGCATCCCGCCGACGGGCTACCTCCAGCCCGGTCCCGACCAGCACCTCAGCGGCTTCCAGGCCCTCTGGTACTCGCGCGGCCGGTGGGGCTCCGACGACTACAAGCGGATGCTGCGGCAGCGCTGCATGGTCGGTGCCCTCGTCGACGCCGCCGACCCGCTGACCGTGCTGCGGCGCTACCAGGCGCTGGCGTCCGCGGGCAAGGAGATCCTGCGGACCGACGTGCCCCGCACGCTGATGCCGGCCTTCGTCGACCTGGCCATGAAGGTCAAGGAGCGCCCGATGAAGTCGATGGCGTTCGTGTCGTCCGACAAGTTCTTCTCCGGTGACCCCGACTACGACTGGATGCACGACGTGGTGGACCGGGCGCTGGCGCCGAAGAAGAAGCACGCTGCTGCCCCCGACGAGGCCGGCACCCCGGTGAAGACCACGGACGCCTGCGGCTACCACCCCGTGCAGTGA
- the fadD1 gene encoding fatty-acid--CoA ligase FadD1, translating to MAETVQQLLRERAEDDNTAVRYGEDSWTWREHVAEASAVAAALIGIADADRPMHIGSLLGNGPDMLRAMAAAGLGGYTLCGINNTRRGGGLLKDLRRAECQILVTDAEHRPLLDGLDLDGVRVLDTSTQEWRDLVAGAGDLTPVREVEAMDTFMMIFTSGTSGDPKAVQVNHLMVLFSGLNLQGRFGLGPDDVCYVAMPLFHSNAVVAGWSPAVCGGSTIVPEKFSASRFLPDVRKYGVTYMNYVGKPLAYVLATPELPDDADNTLRVAFGNEASDRDIEEFMRRFDCDVWDGFGSTELAVIITREPGTPKGSIGKGFDGVAVYNSETITECAVAVFDENGALTNADEATGELVNTQGSGYFNGYYNDKSANDERMRHGMYWSGDLAYRDADGWIYLAGRTADWMRVDGENLAAAPIERVLQRLDAINRVAVYAVPDEHVGDQVMAAIVLQDDATLSPAELEQFLAGQADLSAKAWPRFVRIATDLPSTATNKVLKRELAAEGPVAGTGQLWTRDARGTTYAVSAGVPA from the coding sequence GTGGCCGAGACGGTCCAGCAGCTGTTGCGCGAGCGCGCGGAGGACGACAACACAGCGGTGCGGTACGGCGAGGACAGCTGGACCTGGCGCGAGCACGTCGCCGAGGCATCGGCCGTCGCGGCCGCCCTCATCGGCATCGCCGACGCCGACCGCCCGATGCACATCGGCTCCCTGCTGGGCAACGGTCCCGACATGCTGAGGGCGATGGCGGCGGCCGGGCTGGGCGGGTACACGCTCTGCGGCATCAACAACACCCGACGCGGCGGGGGCCTGCTCAAGGACCTGCGCCGGGCCGAGTGCCAGATCCTGGTGACCGACGCCGAGCACCGCCCGCTGCTCGACGGCCTGGACCTCGACGGCGTACGCGTCCTGGACACGTCCACCCAGGAGTGGCGCGACCTCGTCGCGGGCGCGGGTGACCTCACTCCGGTGCGCGAGGTCGAGGCCATGGACACGTTCATGATGATCTTCACCTCCGGCACGAGCGGCGACCCCAAGGCCGTCCAGGTCAACCACCTCATGGTGCTCTTCTCCGGCCTCAACCTGCAGGGGCGGTTCGGTCTCGGCCCCGACGACGTCTGCTACGTCGCGATGCCGCTCTTCCACTCCAACGCCGTGGTCGCCGGCTGGAGCCCCGCCGTCTGCGGCGGGTCGACGATCGTCCCGGAGAAGTTCAGCGCCTCGCGGTTCCTCCCCGACGTGCGCAAGTACGGCGTCACCTACATGAACTACGTCGGCAAGCCGCTGGCCTACGTCCTCGCGACGCCCGAGCTGCCCGACGACGCCGACAACACCCTGCGCGTGGCGTTCGGCAACGAGGCCAGCGACCGCGACATCGAGGAGTTCATGCGCCGGTTCGACTGCGACGTGTGGGACGGCTTCGGCTCCACCGAGCTGGCCGTGATCATCACCCGCGAGCCGGGCACCCCGAAGGGCTCGATCGGCAAGGGCTTCGACGGCGTCGCCGTCTACAACTCCGAGACGATCACCGAGTGCGCCGTCGCCGTCTTCGACGAGAACGGCGCCCTCACCAACGCCGACGAGGCCACGGGCGAGCTCGTCAACACCCAGGGCTCCGGCTACTTCAACGGCTACTACAACGACAAGTCCGCCAACGACGAGCGGATGCGCCACGGGATGTACTGGTCCGGCGATCTCGCCTACCGCGACGCCGACGGGTGGATCTACCTCGCCGGGCGTACGGCGGACTGGATGCGCGTCGACGGCGAGAACCTCGCCGCCGCCCCGATCGAGCGGGTCCTGCAGCGCCTGGACGCGATCAACCGGGTCGCGGTGTACGCGGTCCCGGACGAGCACGTCGGCGACCAGGTGATGGCGGCGATCGTGCTCCAGGACGACGCCACCCTGTCGCCGGCCGAGCTCGAGCAGTTCCTCGCCGGGCAGGCCGACCTGTCGGCCAAGGCCTGGCCGCGCTTCGTCCGGATCGCCACCGACCTGCCCAGCACCGCGACCAACAAGGTGCTCAAGCGCGAGCTGGCCGCCGAAGGACCGGTCGCGGGCACCGGTCAGCTGTGGACCCGGGACGCCCGCGGCACGACGTACGCGGTCTCGGCCGGCGTGCCGGCCTGA
- a CDS encoding sulfite oxidase-like oxidoreductase: MPITRGFLGKRRPERPDRLPPGQYDTGSGWPTLTAEATPKLDVEQWSMTVDGLVDSPQTWSWREIHALPESTYFGDIHCVTTWSKFDTTFTGVSVDTLLEAAGPRPEAKFVMAHSTTGYTTNLPLEDLTGGKAWVVWDFDGKPLARGHGGPVRLLVPHLYFWKSAKWVTRLELMERDRPGFWEQNGYHDRGDPWLEQRYQGDP; encoded by the coding sequence GTGCCCATCACTCGCGGCTTCCTCGGGAAGCGTCGACCCGAGCGTCCCGACCGGTTGCCTCCGGGTCAGTACGACACCGGCAGCGGCTGGCCGACGCTCACCGCCGAGGCCACTCCGAAGCTCGACGTCGAGCAGTGGTCGATGACTGTCGACGGCCTCGTCGACAGCCCCCAGACGTGGTCGTGGCGCGAGATCCACGCGCTGCCGGAGTCGACGTACTTCGGTGACATCCACTGCGTGACGACCTGGTCGAAGTTCGACACGACCTTCACCGGGGTCAGCGTCGACACGCTGCTCGAGGCGGCCGGGCCGCGACCCGAGGCGAAGTTCGTGATGGCGCACTCGACCACCGGCTACACGACCAACCTGCCGCTCGAGGACCTCACCGGCGGGAAGGCCTGGGTCGTCTGGGACTTCGACGGCAAGCCGCTCGCCCGCGGGCACGGTGGCCCGGTGCGCCTGCTGGTGCCGCACCTGTACTTCTGGAAGTCCGCCAAGTGGGTCACCCGGCTGGAGCTGATGGAGCGCGACCGGCCCGGCTTCTGGGAGCAGAACGGCTACCACGACCGTGGCGACCCGTGGCTCGAGCAGCGCTACCAGGGCGACCCGTAG
- a CDS encoding FAD-binding oxidoreductase, whose product MGAAPAGGWTTGTIIELDHPTDRLVRLRFHVEDRVDHLPGQHYVVRLRAPDGYTAQRSYSIASDPDDPLLELMVECLPGGEVSGFLHDDAAVGDVLELRGPIGGWFVWEGDAPSVAVAGGSGVVPIVAMTRYARRLGLQDQLKVVVVARTWDDLPYAAELQRYGAFIALTRENLAVEGGGDRVAAPPYPAEVEDLVAGAERAYVCGSVGFASYATRLLEDAGVPTDAIRVEQFGETG is encoded by the coding sequence GTGGGCGCCGCTCCCGCCGGTGGCTGGACCACCGGCACGATCATCGAGCTCGACCACCCGACGGACCGCCTGGTGCGGCTGCGCTTCCACGTGGAGGACCGGGTCGACCACCTGCCCGGGCAGCACTACGTCGTCCGGCTCCGGGCTCCTGACGGCTACACGGCCCAGCGGTCCTACTCGATCGCGTCCGACCCGGACGACCCGTTGCTCGAGCTGATGGTCGAGTGCCTGCCCGGCGGCGAGGTCTCCGGCTTCCTGCACGACGACGCAGCCGTCGGCGACGTCCTCGAGCTCCGCGGCCCGATCGGCGGCTGGTTCGTCTGGGAGGGCGATGCACCCTCGGTCGCCGTGGCGGGCGGGTCCGGCGTGGTGCCGATCGTCGCGATGACCCGCTACGCCCGTCGCCTCGGGCTCCAGGACCAGCTCAAGGTGGTCGTCGTCGCGCGGACCTGGGACGACCTCCCGTACGCCGCGGAGCTCCAGCGGTACGGCGCGTTCATCGCGCTCACCCGCGAGAACCTGGCAGTGGAAGGGGGAGGCGACCGGGTCGCGGCCCCGCCGTACCCCGCCGAGGTCGAGGACCTCGTCGCCGGCGCCGAGCGCGCCTACGTCTGCGGATCGGTCGGCTTCGCGTCGTACGCCACCCGACTGCTGGAGGACGCCGGGGTCCCGACCGACGCGATCCGGGTCGAGCAGTTCGGCGAGACCGGGTGA
- a CDS encoding GlsB/YeaQ/YmgE family stress response membrane protein — MLILGIILFGMLIGAGAQLILGRDGGGIDWTLAIVAGLVGSFVGGLLISLLAGDGIELRASGIIGSLVGALLITAGWRWYAGRSKTA, encoded by the coding sequence ATGCTCATCCTGGGAATCATCCTCTTCGGCATGCTGATCGGCGCGGGCGCCCAGCTCATCCTCGGCCGTGACGGCGGCGGCATCGACTGGACCCTGGCGATCGTCGCCGGGCTGGTCGGCTCGTTCGTCGGAGGCCTGCTGATCAGCCTGCTGGCCGGCGATGGCATCGAGCTGCGGGCCAGCGGCATCATCGGCTCGTTGGTCGGCGCGCTGCTCATCACGGCGGGTTGGCGTTGGTACGCGGGCCGGTCCAAGACGGCCTGA
- a CDS encoding LysR family substrate-binding domain-containing protein: MSQAFGHFRVGFVTGATPDKWARTWRERYARDPFELVPVSEEDQEERIREGTLDMTLVRLPVDRDGLHCIPLYDELPVAVIGSEHLLTLAEEVTTADLADEQLVLPHSSGWTPDADQLAWPEMTVKDAVEVVASGTGVVIVPMSVARLHHRKDVTYRVVTDLPATTIGLAWLVDNEDPWVQRFIGIVRGRSERSSRG; encoded by the coding sequence GTGAGCCAGGCCTTCGGCCACTTCCGCGTCGGGTTCGTCACCGGCGCCACGCCCGACAAGTGGGCGCGCACCTGGCGTGAGCGCTATGCGCGCGACCCGTTCGAGCTGGTCCCGGTCTCCGAGGAGGACCAGGAGGAGCGGATCCGCGAGGGCACGCTCGACATGACGCTGGTGCGGCTCCCCGTGGACCGGGACGGCCTGCACTGCATCCCGCTCTACGACGAGCTGCCGGTCGCGGTGATCGGGAGCGAGCACCTGCTGACGCTCGCCGAGGAGGTCACGACGGCCGACCTCGCCGACGAGCAGCTGGTGCTCCCCCACTCCTCCGGGTGGACGCCCGACGCCGACCAGCTGGCCTGGCCCGAGATGACGGTCAAGGACGCGGTGGAGGTCGTCGCGTCCGGCACCGGCGTGGTGATCGTGCCGATGTCCGTCGCCCGCCTCCACCACCGCAAGGACGTCACCTACCGCGTGGTCACCGACCTGCCGGCCACCACGATCGGCCTGGCCTGGCTGGTCGACAACGAGGATCCGTGGGTGCAGCGGTTCATCGGCATCGTGCGCGGACGCTCGGAGCGCAGCTCGCGCGGGTGA